One segment of Streptomyces sp. NBC_01463 DNA contains the following:
- a CDS encoding NADP-dependent oxidoreductase, protein MSKAYVFTRNGGPEVEALVDQDTPVPGPGELLVAVRAAGVNPVDWKLRAGYTRPGSEPQPFPTVLGSEAAGVVEAVGPGVEGFAPGDEVFGNPVTGGYAEHTLLPVSVTAHKPAGLPFADAAVLPVAAATAYDGVRQLGLAPGATLLVTGAGGGVGTAAVQLARHAGVRVIGAASAAKKDFVESLGAVHVASGPGLADRVRAAAPDGVDAVFDLVGGDTLREVAPLLSDPATLISAGGKPLAVELGGAAVERARNAAVLDEVAKLVASGVLRTFVTRTFPLAGAGEALRAVESGHALGKIVIEVTA, encoded by the coding sequence ATGTCCAAGGCGTACGTCTTCACCCGCAACGGCGGACCGGAGGTGGAGGCCCTCGTGGACCAGGACACGCCGGTGCCCGGCCCCGGGGAACTGCTCGTCGCCGTCAGGGCGGCGGGGGTCAACCCGGTGGACTGGAAGCTGCGCGCGGGCTACACCAGGCCCGGCAGCGAGCCCCAGCCGTTCCCCACCGTGCTCGGCAGCGAGGCCGCGGGGGTCGTCGAGGCGGTCGGCCCGGGCGTCGAGGGATTCGCGCCCGGCGACGAGGTCTTCGGCAACCCGGTGACCGGCGGGTACGCCGAACACACGCTGCTGCCCGTCTCGGTGACCGCGCACAAGCCGGCCGGGCTCCCGTTCGCCGACGCGGCGGTGCTGCCGGTCGCGGCCGCCACCGCGTACGACGGGGTGCGTCAGCTAGGCCTCGCCCCGGGGGCCACGCTCCTGGTCACCGGCGCCGGCGGCGGTGTCGGCACCGCCGCGGTCCAGCTCGCCCGCCACGCGGGGGTGCGGGTCATCGGCGCCGCGAGCGCGGCCAAGAAGGACTTCGTCGAGTCGCTCGGCGCCGTGCACGTCGCCTCCGGCCCCGGACTCGCCGACCGGGTCCGGGCGGCGGCGCCCGACGGTGTCGACGCGGTCTTCGACCTCGTCGGCGGTGACACGCTGCGCGAGGTGGCCCCGCTGCTCTCCGACCCCGCCACGCTGATCAGCGCCGGCGGCAAGCCCCTCGCGGTGGAGCTCGGCGGGGCGGCCGTCGAACGGGCCAGGAACGCGGCCGTGCTCGACGAGGTGGCGAAGCTCGTCGCCTCCGGTGTCCTGCGCACGTTCGTCACCCGGACCTTCCCGCTCGCCGGCGCGGGCGAGGCGCTGCGCGCGGTGGAGAGCGGTCATGCGCTCGGGAAGATCGTGATCGAGGTGACCGCGTGA
- a CDS encoding TetR family transcriptional regulator, translated as MNAERKTPERRSRKARRTRDTLAQAAIELVLDRGLKDVTVEEIAERADVDRRTFSRYFASKEAAVLDSVRGDGDRINDALRARPAGEPPLTAYRRAVLDWLADPGAQAWHRRPRIFELLVLAQREPTLYAAFHHIRVDAQEDSVTLIADRLGVDPRQDIRPAVTVAAGAGALLAAQAAWVRGGCPEELPRLVEQAFDVLAADLLTQPPAGPASHSTTEGNGTS; from the coding sequence ATGAACGCGGAACGGAAGACACCGGAGAGGCGGAGCCGCAAGGCCCGCCGGACCCGGGACACGCTGGCCCAGGCCGCGATCGAGCTCGTGCTCGACCGGGGTCTGAAGGACGTGACGGTCGAGGAGATCGCGGAGCGCGCGGACGTCGACCGCCGCACGTTCAGCCGGTACTTCGCGAGCAAGGAAGCCGCCGTCCTGGACTCGGTCCGCGGCGACGGCGACCGGATCAACGACGCCCTGCGGGCCCGTCCCGCCGGCGAACCGCCGCTCACCGCGTACCGCCGGGCCGTTCTGGACTGGCTCGCGGACCCCGGGGCGCAGGCCTGGCACCGCCGACCGAGGATCTTCGAACTGCTGGTCCTCGCCCAGCGGGAACCGACCCTCTACGCGGCGTTCCACCACATCCGGGTGGACGCCCAGGAGGACTCGGTCACCCTCATCGCCGACCGGCTCGGCGTCGACCCGCGGCAGGACATCCGCCCCGCCGTCACGGTCGCCGCCGGAGCCGGAGCGCTCCTCGCCGCCCAGGCCGCCTGGGTGCGCGGAGGCTGCCCCGAAGAGCTGCCCCGGCTCGTCGAGCAGGCATTCGACGTCCTTGCGGCGGACCTGCTCACACAGCCGCCCGCCGGACCGGCGTCACACAGCACCACGGAAGGAAACGGAACATCATGA
- a CDS encoding phosphatase PAP2 family protein, protein MTTPAFAAPSFDDGFYTWVTELAQRSPDALDSAVRLWSDYGMVLFAVLMLASWWRSRGGDPARTAMALCAPLVVVSAYLVNDVVKSVFHEQRPCRTLHVVTVEACPPLGDWSFPSNHAAIAAAAATAIWLADRRLGAAALTAALLMGASRVWVGAHYPHDVLIGLMTGALVAWPLTSAARRCAPAVERLRDSRLRPLVTASR, encoded by the coding sequence CTCGTTCGACGACGGCTTCTACACCTGGGTCACCGAGCTGGCCCAACGCTCCCCCGACGCCCTGGACTCCGCCGTCCGGCTCTGGTCGGACTACGGGATGGTCCTGTTCGCCGTGCTGATGCTCGCGTCCTGGTGGCGCTCGCGCGGCGGCGATCCCGCGCGCACCGCGATGGCGCTGTGCGCGCCGCTCGTCGTGGTGTCCGCGTACCTCGTCAACGACGTGGTCAAGTCGGTCTTCCACGAACAACGGCCGTGCCGGACGCTGCATGTCGTGACGGTGGAGGCGTGCCCGCCACTGGGCGACTGGTCCTTCCCCAGCAATCACGCAGCCATCGCGGCAGCGGCGGCGACCGCGATCTGGCTGGCCGACCGCCGGCTGGGTGCGGCCGCGCTCACCGCCGCGCTGCTGATGGGCGCCTCCCGGGTCTGGGTCGGGGCGCACTACCCGCACGATGTGCTGATCGGGCTGATGACCGGCGCCCTGGTCGCCTGGCCGCTGACCTCGGCGGCGCGCCGCTGCGCCCCTGCGGTGGAACGGCTGCGCGACAGCCGGCTGCGCCCGCTGGTCACCGCTTCACGGTGA
- a CDS encoding DUF6191 domain-containing protein, with translation MGFLVLMTLPGLVIGLTVAAFLDQLLLRAGRAGLLPWRNSARQGQISATGFEQLHATFSPGKQSELKERQSALLLRDDEEDGAPPHRTTVDLDGGLAVVRLPGHSA, from the coding sequence ATGGGATTCCTCGTGCTGATGACGCTGCCCGGGCTGGTCATCGGGCTGACCGTCGCCGCCTTCCTCGACCAGCTGCTGCTGCGCGCGGGACGGGCCGGTCTGCTGCCGTGGCGCAACAGCGCGCGGCAGGGCCAGATCTCGGCGACCGGGTTCGAGCAGCTGCACGCGACGTTCTCGCCCGGCAAGCAGAGCGAGCTCAAGGAGCGCCAGAGCGCCCTGCTCCTGCGTGACGACGAGGAGGACGGCGCGCCGCCCCACCGCACCACCGTCGACCTCGACGGCGGCCTCGCCGTCGTCCGCCTCCCCGGTCACAGCGCCTAG
- a CDS encoding VOC family protein: MSTIQPVILTADQDVLRRFYTDLFGAEEIFRVPAAGPAFYLGLRIGDTDLGLVTKPDPGDGAAPRILLSIGVDDVDETLGRVEALGGSVSSGPKDMPWGQRVAHIRDPDGNAVNVTQATPAE; the protein is encoded by the coding sequence ATGTCCACCATCCAGCCCGTGATCCTGACCGCCGACCAGGACGTCCTGCGCCGGTTCTATACGGACCTGTTCGGCGCCGAGGAGATCTTCCGGGTGCCGGCGGCAGGTCCGGCCTTCTACCTCGGCCTGCGCATCGGCGACACCGACCTCGGCCTGGTGACCAAGCCGGACCCGGGGGACGGGGCGGCGCCGCGGATCCTGCTCAGCATCGGTGTCGACGACGTCGACGAGACCCTCGGCCGGGTGGAGGCGCTGGGCGGCTCGGTCAGCAGCGGCCCCAAGGACATGCCGTGGGGTCAGAGGGTCGCCCACATCCGGGACCCCGACGGCAACGCGGTGAACGTCACGCAGGCGACCCCGGCGGAGTGA
- a CDS encoding DNA-binding response regulator yields MRNEQIFSVHGDAELLARAGHLLESARSEFLCAARTLTTWPRPATWTTPGPDFTTRKLLTPAALTDEATRDHLRLVLGAGAQVRITDAELPHETIIIDRRVMILAGREAPAGREYSVTTSRNMIDGVHSLFDAMWNRSADYTTYLATDTPHLNPESRAILEALSTGLTDASAARRLGVSLRTYRRRVADLMVTLQAASRFQAGLRAGELGLPGR; encoded by the coding sequence ATGCGGAACGAACAGATCTTCTCGGTCCACGGCGACGCGGAGCTGCTGGCGCGCGCCGGACACCTCCTCGAATCGGCCCGCAGCGAGTTCCTGTGCGCCGCCCGCACCCTGACGACGTGGCCCCGGCCCGCGACGTGGACGACTCCGGGCCCCGACTTCACGACCCGGAAGCTGCTCACCCCGGCGGCCCTCACGGACGAGGCGACCAGGGACCACCTGCGGCTGGTGCTGGGCGCGGGTGCCCAGGTGCGCATCACCGACGCGGAGCTCCCGCACGAGACGATCATCATCGACCGCCGCGTCATGATCCTGGCCGGCCGCGAGGCGCCCGCCGGCCGTGAGTACTCCGTGACGACGTCGAGGAACATGATCGACGGCGTCCACTCGCTGTTCGACGCGATGTGGAACCGGTCGGCGGACTACACGACGTACCTGGCGACGGACACCCCGCACCTGAACCCGGAGTCCCGCGCCATCCTGGAGGCCCTGAGCACGGGCCTCACCGACGCGTCGGCCGCCCGTCGGCTGGGCGTCTCCCTGCGGACGTACCGCCGCCGCGTGGCGGACCTGATGGTGACGCTGCAGGCCGCCTCGCGCTTCCAGGCGGGACTGCGGGCCGGGGAACTGGGGCTGCCGGGGCGGTGA
- a CDS encoding serine/threonine-protein phosphatase — translation MTIGLQHQPKTREPVLPGLDPGEAAVLAPRVGNRALFGGLALLIAVIVLLDMGSGDELRIVPLLVVVPALVSVFGTVRQTVGVASWIMVVAVISRLMSGGTFWDITSSVLFTVLACFLGVGACKLRIRHATEIARLRSAAVALQRQILRPLPILTDQVAAHGTYAPIEEDRLVGGDIYEVVQSPYGTRVIIGDVQGKGLAAIGAGFAVLGAFREAAIREPTLTGVVDALEDAVARHNAFSAQTGEIERFVTALVLGLDGAGRVQAVNCGHLPPRLLHDGVAGPVPLRRTSVPLGMAELSSEARVTERLDFPPGATLLMFTDGVTEARDAAGTFYPLDTRLDRWAGLGPRELLDALHADLEEFSGGVRRDDIAVLALRRTPSGVHRSALPGRGAQRAAEVFSGR, via the coding sequence GTGACGATCGGGCTTCAGCACCAGCCGAAGACACGGGAACCCGTGCTCCCGGGGCTGGACCCCGGAGAGGCGGCCGTGCTGGCGCCGAGGGTCGGCAACCGGGCGCTGTTCGGCGGTCTGGCCCTGCTCATCGCGGTGATCGTCCTGCTCGACATGGGCTCGGGCGACGAACTGCGCATCGTGCCGCTCCTGGTCGTCGTGCCCGCGCTCGTCTCCGTCTTCGGCACGGTCCGGCAGACCGTGGGCGTTGCCTCCTGGATCATGGTGGTGGCCGTCATCTCGCGGCTGATGTCCGGCGGGACGTTCTGGGACATCACCAGCAGCGTGCTGTTCACGGTGCTGGCGTGTTTCCTCGGCGTCGGCGCCTGCAAGCTGCGCATCCGCCACGCCACCGAGATAGCCAGGCTGCGCTCCGCCGCCGTCGCGCTCCAGCGCCAGATCCTGCGCCCGCTGCCCATCCTGACCGACCAGGTCGCCGCCCACGGCACCTACGCGCCGATCGAGGAGGACCGCCTGGTCGGCGGTGACATCTACGAGGTCGTCCAGTCGCCCTACGGGACCCGGGTGATCATCGGCGACGTCCAGGGCAAGGGGCTCGCCGCTATCGGCGCGGGCTTCGCCGTACTCGGCGCGTTCCGCGAGGCGGCCATCCGCGAACCCACCCTGACCGGTGTCGTCGACGCCCTGGAGGACGCGGTGGCCCGGCACAACGCCTTCTCCGCCCAGACCGGCGAGATCGAACGCTTCGTCACCGCCCTGGTGCTCGGCCTCGACGGCGCGGGACGCGTCCAGGCCGTCAACTGCGGCCATCTGCCGCCCCGGCTGCTGCACGACGGAGTGGCGGGCCCCGTCCCGCTGCGCCGCACCTCGGTGCCGCTGGGCATGGCGGAGCTCAGCAGCGAGGCGCGCGTCACGGAACGGCTGGACTTCCCGCCCGGTGCGACGCTCCTGATGTTCACCGACGGAGTGACCGAGGCCCGGGACGCCGCCGGCACCTTCTACCCGCTGGACACCCGGCTCGACCGCTGGGCGGGCCTGGGTCCCCGGGAACTGCTCGACGCGCTCCACGCCGACCTGGAGGAGTTCTCCGGAGGAGTGCGCCGCGACGACATCGCCGTGCTCGCCCTGCGCCGGACGCCGTCCGGCGTGCACCGCTCCGCCCTGCCCGGCCGGGGCGCACAGCGGGCCGCCGAGGTGTTCAGCGGCCGCTGA
- a CDS encoding GNAT family N-acetyltransferase: MSPERIDPAGAGGGAHPLDDPVGTALRGPHAHFAERRGRILRYPPDVTPWIALPDRPEAADWADAAALAGPGGSVTITAFHEPPPDDWEVVFHAEGVQLVDAGVDAAPFPEAVRLGPADVPEMLGLVARTRPGPFERRTVELGTYLGVRRDGVLVAMAGERMRPPGWSEISGVCTDESVRGQGLAGGLVRAVAHEIRERGETPFLHAAASNTNAVRLYEALGFALRRRTPFLSALVPEHPPVRRSGTVRDDVREAATR, encoded by the coding sequence GTGAGTCCCGAACGAATCGACCCGGCCGGCGCCGGCGGGGGTGCGCATCCCCTGGACGACCCGGTGGGCACCGCGCTGAGGGGGCCGCACGCCCACTTCGCCGAGCGCCGCGGCCGCATCCTGCGCTACCCGCCGGACGTCACCCCCTGGATCGCCCTGCCGGACCGCCCGGAGGCCGCCGACTGGGCCGACGCCGCGGCACTCGCCGGACCCGGCGGCTCCGTCACCATCACCGCGTTCCACGAGCCGCCGCCGGACGACTGGGAGGTCGTCTTCCACGCCGAGGGCGTCCAGCTCGTCGACGCCGGAGTGGACGCCGCCCCGTTCCCGGAGGCCGTACGGCTCGGACCCGCCGATGTGCCGGAGATGCTGGGCCTCGTCGCCCGGACCCGGCCCGGCCCCTTCGAGCGCCGCACAGTCGAGCTCGGCACCTACCTCGGTGTGCGGCGCGACGGTGTGCTGGTCGCCATGGCGGGCGAACGCATGCGCCCGCCCGGCTGGAGCGAGATCAGCGGCGTCTGCACGGACGAGTCCGTGCGCGGGCAGGGGCTCGCCGGCGGACTCGTGCGGGCCGTCGCCCACGAGATCAGGGAACGCGGCGAGACGCCGTTCCTGCACGCCGCCGCCTCCAACACCAACGCCGTCCGGCTCTACGAGGCGCTCGGCTTCGCGCTGCGCCGCCGTACGCCGTTCCTCTCGGCGCTCGTACCGGAGCACCCGCCGGTACGCCGGTCCGGCACCGTCCGGGACGACGTCCGTGAGGCAGCCACCCGCTGA
- a CDS encoding NAD(P)-dependent alcohol dehydrogenase, translated as MKAVQYRTVGAAPEVVTVPDPEPGPGQVLLKVTAAGVCHSDIAVMSWPAEQLTFPLPLTLGHEGVGTIAALGDGVEGLTVGDSVAVYGPWGCGTCVKCAEGKENYCLRAKELGINPPGLGAPGAMAEYMIVDDPRHLVPLGDLDPVQAVPLTDAGLTPYHAIKRSLPKLVPGATAVVIGTGGLGHVAIQLLRAMTAVRVIALDVTEDKLALARTVGAHETVLSDAHAADRIRELTGGIGAQVVLDFVGAPPTVATAGAAAAIDSDVTIVGIGGGALPVGFGSLPFNTSVTAPYWGSRSELAEVLDLARTGAVEVHVETYTLDEAPLAYERLHDGKINGRAVILPNG; from the coding sequence ATGAAAGCCGTCCAGTACCGCACCGTCGGCGCCGCACCCGAGGTCGTCACCGTGCCCGACCCGGAGCCCGGGCCCGGCCAGGTGCTGCTGAAGGTCACCGCAGCGGGCGTCTGCCACTCCGACATCGCGGTGATGAGCTGGCCCGCGGAGCAGCTGACGTTCCCGCTGCCGCTCACCCTCGGACACGAGGGCGTCGGGACCATCGCCGCACTCGGCGACGGGGTCGAGGGGCTGACCGTCGGCGACTCCGTCGCGGTCTACGGCCCCTGGGGCTGCGGTACCTGCGTCAAGTGCGCGGAGGGCAAGGAGAACTACTGCCTGCGCGCCAAGGAGCTCGGCATCAACCCGCCCGGACTGGGTGCGCCGGGCGCCATGGCCGAGTACATGATCGTCGACGACCCGCGCCACCTGGTGCCGCTGGGCGACCTCGACCCGGTCCAGGCCGTGCCGCTCACCGACGCCGGCCTCACCCCGTACCACGCGATCAAGCGCTCGCTGCCCAAGCTGGTCCCCGGCGCGACCGCCGTCGTCATCGGCACCGGCGGCCTCGGCCACGTCGCCATCCAGCTGCTGCGCGCCATGACGGCCGTCCGGGTCATCGCCCTGGACGTCACCGAGGACAAGCTCGCGCTGGCCCGCACGGTCGGTGCCCACGAGACCGTCCTGTCCGACGCGCACGCCGCGGACCGGATCCGTGAACTGACCGGTGGCATCGGTGCCCAGGTCGTCCTGGACTTCGTCGGGGCGCCGCCGACCGTCGCCACGGCGGGCGCCGCGGCCGCCATCGACTCCGACGTCACGATCGTCGGCATCGGCGGCGGAGCACTGCCGGTGGGCTTCGGCTCCCTGCCGTTCAACACGTCGGTGACCGCCCCGTACTGGGGTTCCCGGTCCGAACTGGCCGAGGTCCTCGACCTGGCCCGCACGGGCGCCGTCGAGGTGCACGTCGAGACGTACACGCTGGACGAGGCTCCGCTGGCGTACGAGCGCCTGCACGACGGCAAGATCAACGGCCGCGCGGTCATCCTGCCCAACGGCTGA
- a CDS encoding class I SAM-dependent methyltransferase — translation MNHDHISALAHAAHPVKAPLDDDSVTRLLRHAVPHGDARALDLGCGGGEWLLRALDGHPGLRAEGVDISEGSLRLAGEAADRLGVRGRLVLHQQDGAAFTSQDPFDLVLSVGAAHVFGGLLPTLAAAREHLAPGGRVLIGDGYWEREPAPEAVEMLGDFSDLATTLDLVAADGWTPVHGHISSRGELDAYEWACWGSLASWALDNPAHPDSAEVLETAATRRTEWLRGYRETWGFVTLVLRSTSG, via the coding sequence GTGAACCATGACCACATCTCCGCGCTCGCCCATGCCGCCCACCCGGTCAAGGCCCCGCTCGACGACGACTCGGTGACACGGCTTCTCCGCCATGCCGTCCCGCACGGTGACGCGCGGGCGCTCGATCTGGGCTGCGGGGGAGGGGAATGGCTCCTGCGCGCCCTGGACGGGCACCCCGGCCTGCGGGCCGAGGGCGTCGACATCTCCGAGGGCTCCCTCCGGCTGGCGGGCGAGGCCGCCGACCGGCTCGGTGTGCGCGGGCGCCTCGTGCTGCACCAACAGGACGGCGCCGCTTTCACCTCCCAGGACCCGTTCGACCTCGTCCTCAGCGTCGGGGCCGCGCATGTCTTCGGCGGACTGCTGCCGACCCTCGCGGCCGCCCGCGAGCACCTCGCTCCCGGCGGCCGCGTACTGATCGGGGACGGCTACTGGGAACGCGAACCGGCACCGGAGGCCGTCGAGATGCTCGGGGACTTCTCCGACCTGGCGACCACCCTGGACCTGGTCGCCGCCGACGGCTGGACACCCGTCCACGGCCACATCAGCTCGCGGGGCGAACTGGACGCCTACGAGTGGGCCTGCTGGGGATCCCTCGCCTCCTGGGCACTGGACAACCCCGCCCACCCGGACAGCGCGGAGGTGCTCGAAACGGCGGCGACCCGCCGCACCGAGTGGCTGCGCGGCTACCGGGAGACATGGGGCTTCGTGACCCTGGTGCTGCGCTCCACCTCCGGCTGA
- a CDS encoding oxidoreductase: MTTTTFALGGDLPVNRLGFGAMRLPMSTFDGPARTPEDGIAVLRRAVELGVNHIDTAAFYARGDVRANELIREALAPYPEDLVIATKVGPLPGPDGMPSGQATPDQLRGLVEADLRALGVDRLDVVNLRVGGMSGPGGESVAERFAVLAGLQREGLIRHLGVSNIDAAQLAEARSVAPVACVQNPYADDLALLAECEAAGIAYVPFFLLGGGREPLDTRRLEKVAARLDATVAQVQLALLLASSPVMLAIPGTGNLAHLEENMAARDLTLTDEDLAELRG; the protein is encoded by the coding sequence ATGACCACCACCACCTTCGCCCTCGGCGGCGACCTCCCCGTCAACCGTCTCGGCTTCGGCGCCATGCGGTTGCCCATGAGCACGTTCGACGGCCCCGCCCGCACCCCCGAGGACGGCATCGCGGTCCTCCGGCGGGCCGTCGAGCTGGGCGTGAACCACATCGACACCGCCGCCTTCTACGCCCGGGGCGACGTCCGCGCCAACGAACTGATCCGCGAGGCGCTCGCCCCCTACCCCGAGGACCTGGTCATCGCGACCAAGGTCGGCCCGCTCCCCGGCCCCGACGGCATGCCCAGCGGCCAGGCCACCCCCGACCAGCTGCGCGGTCTCGTCGAGGCGGACCTGCGCGCCCTCGGCGTCGACCGGCTCGACGTCGTCAACCTCCGCGTCGGCGGCATGAGCGGCCCCGGCGGCGAGTCCGTCGCCGAGCGGTTCGCCGTGCTCGCCGGGCTCCAGCGGGAGGGCCTCATCCGGCACCTGGGCGTCAGCAACATCGACGCCGCGCAGCTCGCGGAGGCGCGGTCCGTCGCGCCCGTCGCCTGCGTGCAGAATCCGTACGCCGACGACCTGGCGCTCCTCGCGGAGTGCGAGGCGGCGGGCATCGCGTACGTGCCGTTCTTCCTGCTCGGCGGCGGACGCGAGCCGTTGGACACCCGGCGCCTGGAGAAGGTCGCGGCCCGGCTGGACGCGACCGTCGCGCAGGTGCAGCTCGCCCTGCTGCTCGCCTCGTCACCGGTCATGCTCGCCATCCCCGGCACCGGGAACCTCGCGCACCTGGAGGAGAACATGGCGGCCCGCGACCTCACGCTCACGGACGAGGACCTGGCCGAGCTGCGCGGCTGA
- a CDS encoding ABC transporter substrate-binding protein translates to MTSEPGGTLSRRRMLGLAGMGALAASGVLAACAPPPAKDSGDGAAGSGTGAQGADAQIGTLTLALPSSLSSLDVGRESGVLNYLVAVLAQESLLSVDPSGKLGPGLAASWKQPDARTYVYTLRRGVTFTDGSPFTADDVVASVEAIRDPKNGSALGYAYAGVESVRASGDHEVTIRLKAPDAMFAWTTTAGGLLVSSRAFLTRNQGRIGTSKTLLLGTGPYRITEFAADDHVLLERNDAWWGERPAVRKLKLSFVPDAGTRLVAMKSGAVDGALSLASDEARGWESSARVTYTGDRSVVSLAFDTSRAPFDDVHVRRAIAHAADRTGMVKGILHGKAEVADALPSREMWGDLLPADEVRAGYDAIPSPDFDLAAARTELARSSAKDGFTAELHYPNSGPQLGKAALALAASLKKIGITLNVKEITLEQWVAELGSGKQPLQFLWYFPVTGDPAELADPYLNAAATATDIAHYDNAAVNSALDTAKTATDKDVRARELMKAVRTAGAELPYLPLWWAQTASAFSEEFVLLDQGPFAFIGPWATRIRKSA, encoded by the coding sequence ATGACTTCGGAACCGGGTGGCACTCTCAGCCGACGCCGAATGCTGGGCCTCGCCGGCATGGGCGCCCTCGCCGCGTCCGGTGTGCTCGCCGCGTGTGCGCCCCCGCCCGCGAAGGACTCCGGGGACGGCGCGGCAGGCTCGGGGACCGGTGCGCAGGGCGCCGACGCGCAGATCGGCACCCTCACGCTCGCTCTGCCGTCGTCGCTCTCCAGCCTCGACGTGGGCCGCGAGTCCGGCGTCCTCAACTACCTGGTCGCGGTGCTCGCCCAGGAGTCCCTGCTGTCGGTCGACCCGTCAGGAAAGCTGGGGCCGGGACTCGCCGCGTCGTGGAAGCAGCCCGACGCCAGGACGTATGTGTACACCCTGCGCCGCGGGGTCACGTTCACCGACGGCAGCCCGTTCACCGCGGACGACGTGGTGGCCTCCGTCGAGGCCATCAGGGACCCGAAGAACGGTTCCGCCCTCGGTTACGCCTACGCGGGCGTCGAGTCCGTGAGGGCCTCCGGCGACCACGAGGTCACCATCCGGCTGAAGGCCCCGGACGCGATGTTTGCCTGGACGACGACGGCGGGCGGTCTCCTCGTGAGCAGCCGCGCCTTCCTCACCCGCAACCAGGGGCGGATCGGTACGTCGAAGACGCTGCTGCTGGGGACCGGCCCGTACCGGATCACCGAGTTCGCCGCCGACGACCACGTCCTGCTGGAGCGCAACGACGCCTGGTGGGGCGAGAGGCCCGCCGTGCGGAAGCTGAAGCTCTCCTTCGTGCCGGACGCGGGTACGCGGCTGGTCGCGATGAAGTCCGGCGCGGTGGACGGCGCCCTGAGCCTCGCGTCGGACGAGGCCCGCGGCTGGGAGTCGAGCGCGCGCGTCACGTACACCGGCGACCGTTCCGTGGTGTCGCTCGCGTTCGACACGTCCCGAGCACCGTTCGACGACGTGCACGTCCGCCGCGCCATCGCCCACGCGGCCGACCGCACGGGCATGGTGAAGGGCATTCTGCACGGCAAGGCCGAGGTCGCCGACGCGCTGCCCTCCCGCGAGATGTGGGGCGATCTGCTGCCGGCGGACGAGGTCCGCGCCGGCTACGACGCGATCCCCTCCCCGGACTTCGACCTGGCGGCCGCACGGACCGAGCTGGCCAGGTCCTCGGCGAAGGACGGCTTCACGGCCGAACTCCACTACCCCAACAGCGGTCCCCAGCTGGGCAAGGCGGCGCTCGCACTCGCCGCCTCGCTCAAGAAGATCGGCATCACGCTGAACGTCAAGGAGATCACCCTGGAGCAGTGGGTGGCGGAGCTCGGCTCCGGCAAGCAGCCCCTGCAGTTCCTGTGGTACTTCCCCGTCACCGGCGACCCGGCCGAACTCGCGGACCCGTACCTCAACGCGGCGGCCACCGCGACGGACATCGCGCACTACGACAACGCGGCGGTCAACTCCGCCCTGGACACCGCGAAGACCGCGACGGACAAGGACGTCCGCGCCCGGGAACTGATGAAGGCCGTACGGACCGCGGGCGCCGAACTCCCCTACCTGCCCCTGTGGTGGGCACAGACCGCGTCCGCGTTCTCCGAGGAGTTCGTGCTGCTGGACCAGGGGCCGTTCGCGTTCATCGGCCCGTGGGCGACCCGCATCCGCAAGTCCGCCTGA
- a CDS encoding SDR family oxidoreductase: MSTTPTPADQEFAGRTALVTGGASGIGLALSHRLAAAGASVVVADYDEESARKAVAALEATGAKAAAVAMDVTDPASVEAGVRFAVDTFGALHLAVNNAGIGGPSNPTGDYAVDDWNRVVATNLSGVFYSMRHELPAIVAAGGGAIVNMSSILGTNGFAGSPAYVAAKHGVVGLTKTAALEYAAQNVRVNAVGPGFIDTPLLRNTDGPARDHLISLHPAGRLGTAEEVAELTAFLLSDRASFIHGSYHLVDGGYSAS, translated from the coding sequence ATGAGCACCACCCCCACCCCCGCCGACCAGGAGTTCGCCGGCCGCACCGCCCTCGTCACCGGAGGGGCCTCCGGCATCGGTCTGGCCCTCTCCCACCGGCTCGCCGCCGCCGGCGCGTCCGTCGTCGTCGCCGACTACGACGAGGAGAGCGCCCGCAAGGCGGTCGCCGCCCTGGAGGCGACCGGCGCCAAGGCCGCCGCCGTGGCCATGGACGTCACCGACCCGGCCTCCGTCGAAGCGGGTGTGCGGTTCGCCGTCGACACCTTCGGAGCCCTGCACCTCGCCGTGAACAACGCCGGCATCGGCGGCCCGAGCAACCCGACCGGCGACTACGCCGTCGATGACTGGAACCGGGTCGTCGCCACCAACCTGAGCGGCGTCTTCTACTCCATGCGCCACGAGCTCCCGGCCATCGTCGCCGCGGGCGGCGGCGCCATCGTCAACATGTCGTCGATCCTCGGCACCAACGGCTTCGCCGGCTCCCCGGCGTACGTCGCCGCCAAGCACGGCGTCGTCGGCCTCACCAAGACGGCGGCGCTCGAGTACGCGGCACAGAACGTCCGCGTCAACGCGGTGGGCCCCGGCTTCATCGACACCCCGCTGCTGCGCAACACGGACGGCCCGGCCCGCGACCACCTCATCTCGCTGCACCCGGCCGGACGCCTCGGCACCGCGGAGGAGGTGGCGGAACTCACCGCCTTCCTGCTCTCCGACCGCGCGTCCTTCATCCACGGCAGCTACCACCTGGTGGACGGCGGCTACTCCGCCTCCTGA